The following proteins are encoded in a genomic region of Phytoactinopolyspora mesophila:
- a CDS encoding aldo/keto reductase: protein MKTVELGRTGEQVSQLALGCMLMGTRTDEATSRQMLDRYVGAGGTFLDTADCYCWWHMPAGNGGESEELLGRWMSEGSRRDQVFLATKGSGVVQNPDDARMADGSTDWSRVRFVGAGADTLRAAVDGSLRRLRTDHIDLYYVHVDDHNTPLEETLEALAGIVQSGKVRYIGWSNVRAWRLERIRQLCAQHGWPAPVAVQQQHSYLRPPAGRQYASVVGDEHMDYLQTHDDLTLVAYSPILQGAYEPERRTGHRMLAGYAGPDTDARLAAVDQLAAELDVTPSQVVLAWMLHQTEPERVALMGPRTLDHYDAAMPALDVKLTAEQLTALDAAGT from the coding sequence GTGAAGACTGTTGAACTAGGGCGCACAGGTGAGCAGGTCAGCCAGCTGGCGCTGGGTTGCATGCTGATGGGCACGCGAACCGATGAGGCCACGTCGCGACAGATGCTGGACCGCTATGTCGGGGCGGGCGGGACGTTCCTCGACACCGCGGACTGTTACTGCTGGTGGCATATGCCGGCCGGCAACGGCGGGGAGAGTGAGGAACTGCTAGGCCGCTGGATGTCCGAGGGCAGCCGCCGGGACCAGGTCTTCCTGGCGACAAAGGGCAGCGGCGTCGTGCAGAATCCCGACGACGCGCGCATGGCGGACGGCAGCACGGACTGGAGCCGGGTGCGTTTCGTCGGGGCTGGAGCCGACACGTTGCGCGCCGCGGTCGACGGCAGTCTGAGAAGGCTGCGCACCGACCACATCGACCTCTACTACGTTCACGTGGATGACCACAACACGCCACTCGAGGAGACGCTGGAGGCGCTAGCCGGCATCGTGCAATCCGGGAAGGTGCGCTACATCGGCTGGTCCAATGTACGCGCCTGGCGGCTCGAGCGAATCCGGCAACTATGCGCGCAGCACGGCTGGCCCGCGCCGGTCGCCGTCCAACAGCAACACTCCTACCTGCGGCCGCCGGCCGGCCGGCAGTACGCGTCGGTCGTCGGCGACGAACACATGGACTACTTGCAGACGCACGACGACCTCACGCTGGTCGCCTACTCACCGATACTGCAAGGCGCCTACGAGCCCGAGCGCCGCACCGGACATCGGATGCTGGCCGGCTACGCGGGACCGGACACCGACGCCCGGCTGGCCGCGGTCGACCAGCTGGCCGCTGAGCTGGACGTCACCCCGAGCCAGGTGGTGCTCGCCTGGATGTTGCACCAAACCGAGCCGGAGCGGGTGGCGCTGATGGGCCCGCGCACGTTGGACCATTACGACGCCGCCATGCCGGCACTCGACGTCAAGCTCACCGCCGAGCAGCTCACCGCTCTGGATGCGGCCGGTACCTGA
- a CDS encoding TetR/AcrR family transcriptional regulator — MRSKHQGQGASGARLTASDWAQAALTAIGEGGLAAVAVEPLATRLGATKGSFYWHFQNRKALIEAALRLWEREHTEMIISAMEADPDPAARLRRLFTLVVGYSRHDRIEIALMATADDPMVAPVVQGVTERRVAYVAAQFEQLGLPVGEARGRALLAVSVYLGHIQLAHAAPETLPRDSGEWERHLSGMVDTFLP, encoded by the coding sequence GTGAGATCGAAACATCAGGGTCAGGGCGCCTCTGGAGCGCGCCTGACCGCATCGGATTGGGCGCAGGCGGCTTTGACGGCCATTGGGGAGGGCGGGCTCGCGGCCGTGGCGGTCGAGCCGCTCGCGACCCGGCTCGGAGCGACCAAGGGCAGTTTCTACTGGCATTTCCAGAACCGCAAAGCATTGATCGAAGCCGCGTTGCGGTTGTGGGAGCGGGAGCACACCGAGATGATCATCTCGGCCATGGAAGCCGACCCGGATCCGGCCGCACGGCTACGGAGGCTGTTCACCCTGGTGGTCGGGTATAGCCGCCATGACCGGATCGAGATCGCGCTGATGGCTACCGCCGACGACCCTATGGTCGCGCCGGTCGTGCAAGGTGTGACGGAGCGCAGGGTGGCCTATGTGGCGGCACAGTTCGAACAGCTCGGATTGCCGGTGGGTGAGGCGCGCGGCCGTGCCCTGCTGGCAGTGAGTGTCTATCTGGGCCACATCCAGCTGGCCCATGCCGCGCCCGAAACGCTCCCGCGTGACTCGGGGGAGTGGGAGCGGCACCTGAGCGGCATGGTCGACACCTTCCTTCCGTGA
- a CDS encoding type II toxin-antitoxin system Y4mF family antitoxin, translating to MADREDAPHLHDRADVAVLGRQVRWRRKQLDLRQEELADLAGCSERFVHMLEAGKPTVRLDKVLDVLRVLGLHLEVRRGVADGITVADT from the coding sequence ATGGCTGATCGAGAAGATGCCCCTCATCTGCATGATCGTGCAGACGTTGCGGTCCTTGGTCGGCAGGTGCGTTGGCGGCGCAAGCAGCTGGACCTGCGACAGGAAGAACTGGCCGACCTCGCTGGCTGCTCGGAGCGGTTCGTCCACATGCTGGAGGCGGGAAAGCCGACCGTCCGGCTGGACAAGGTGCTCGATGTCCTGCGAGTCCTCGGTCTCCACCTCGAAGTGCGACGCGGCGTCGCCGACGGAATCACGGTGGCCGACACATGA
- a CDS encoding SRPBCC family protein yields the protein MQLQHEFTLPIPPDQAWSTLLDVERIAPCMPGAALDRIDGDDFSGRVTLKVGPLRLNYRGDARLEEKDPQARRLVIAAEGQEARGSGTAKAAVTASLSAVPDGTRVALQTDLALTGRPAQFGRGLVNEVAGTIIGQFAERLSAEMSNGGLPQQALPDAGADAPGAGNGRPSSSPGSSSAVTDTDENSLDVLTLLRTTVGTRGLIALGGIAAVVAAFLLGRRRSRSWPAADGRPPGWPAVYVIDAGEK from the coding sequence ATGCAACTCCAGCATGAGTTCACGCTTCCGATCCCGCCCGATCAGGCGTGGTCGACGCTGCTCGACGTGGAGCGCATCGCGCCGTGTATGCCAGGCGCAGCCCTGGATCGGATCGACGGTGACGACTTCTCCGGCCGGGTGACCCTCAAGGTCGGACCGCTTCGGCTGAACTACCGGGGTGATGCCCGGCTGGAGGAGAAGGACCCACAAGCGCGCCGGCTGGTGATCGCCGCTGAGGGTCAGGAAGCTCGCGGATCCGGCACGGCGAAAGCGGCGGTTACCGCGTCGTTGTCGGCCGTTCCGGACGGGACACGCGTCGCGCTGCAAACGGACCTGGCCCTCACCGGCCGGCCGGCCCAGTTCGGCCGGGGCCTGGTGAACGAGGTCGCGGGGACGATCATCGGCCAGTTCGCCGAACGGCTCTCCGCTGAGATGAGCAACGGCGGGCTACCCCAGCAAGCGCTGCCGGACGCGGGTGCCGATGCGCCAGGGGCTGGCAACGGCCGGCCCTCGTCGTCGCCCGGATCGTCGTCGGCGGTGACCGACACCGACGAGAACTCGCTGGACGTGCTGACCCTGCTGCGTACGACGGTCGGCACCCGGGGCCTGATCGCGCTCGGCGGGATCGCGGCCGTGGTCGCTGCCTTCCTGCTGGGCCGCCGTCGTTCCCGATCCTGGCCCGCCGCTGACGGCCGACCGCCCGGATGGCCGGCCGTGTATGTCATCGACGCAGGGGAGAAGTGA
- a CDS encoding RNA polymerase sigma-70 factor, producing MSVSELYGGLRPRAFAIAYQMLGSVGEAEDLVQEAFLRMHQVEQRGETINSPRAYIATMVTRLAIDQLRSARAQREQYIGEWLPEPLATEPTPAEKAETADSLSLAFLVLLESLTPQQRAAFLLREVFEYPYPEVAEIIGTDVDSARHLVARARNHVRERRPRHYASRRQREELAQRFFAAAQQGDMSALEEMLAQDVALHADGGGKAPVHKQPIFGRTRVARALSKGIPILLRRGGRIELTEVNGQPGAVAFDEHDQLIGVMELDVADGQIQAINSVANPDKLQHLAKVGPLGVLLLAGLRSGDET from the coding sequence ATGTCTGTCTCGGAACTGTACGGCGGGCTGCGGCCGCGAGCGTTCGCCATTGCGTATCAGATGCTCGGCAGTGTCGGCGAAGCCGAGGACCTGGTGCAGGAAGCGTTTCTGCGGATGCATCAGGTTGAGCAGCGCGGCGAGACGATCAACTCGCCCCGGGCGTACATCGCCACGATGGTCACCCGGCTGGCCATCGATCAGCTCCGCTCAGCGCGGGCGCAGCGGGAGCAGTACATCGGCGAGTGGCTGCCGGAGCCACTGGCCACCGAGCCGACACCGGCTGAGAAGGCCGAGACCGCCGACTCGTTGTCACTCGCATTCCTGGTGCTGCTGGAAAGCTTGACGCCGCAGCAGCGGGCCGCGTTCCTGCTACGTGAGGTGTTCGAGTATCCGTACCCGGAGGTCGCCGAGATCATCGGCACCGATGTGGACAGTGCCCGGCACCTGGTGGCACGGGCCCGAAACCATGTACGGGAGCGCAGGCCACGCCATTACGCCTCCCGGCGGCAGCGAGAAGAGCTGGCTCAGCGCTTCTTCGCCGCCGCCCAGCAGGGCGATATGTCCGCGTTGGAAGAGATGTTGGCGCAGGATGTGGCCTTGCACGCCGACGGTGGCGGGAAGGCGCCGGTACACAAGCAGCCGATCTTCGGCCGGACCCGGGTGGCACGGGCCTTGTCGAAGGGGATCCCTATCCTGCTACGCAGGGGCGGGCGTATCGAGCTCACGGAGGTCAACGGCCAGCCCGGCGCGGTGGCGTTCGACGAGCACGACCAGCTGATCGGAGTCATGGAGCTCGACGTCGCCGACGGCCAGATCCAGGCGATCAACTCCGTGGCCAATCCTGACAAGCTGCAACACCTCGCCAAGGTCGGGCCCCTCGGCGTCCTGCTGCTCGCGGGCCTCCGATCAGGCGACGAGACCTGA
- a CDS encoding ABC transporter ATP-binding protein, with protein MTAAIATSGLVKGFGSTRALSGLDLVVETGEVHGFLGPNGAGKSTTIRVLLGLLRADSGRAEVLGEDPWYNAVSLHRRMAYVPGDVELWPNLTGGEAIDLLGRLRGGLDPARRAELIERFDLDPTKKGRTYSKGNRQKVAIVAALASDAELLLLDEPTAGLDPLMEVVFQDVINQVKSEGRTVLLSSHILAQVEELADKVSIIRQGEIVQSGTLTEMRHLTRTTIEADTGKPVSGLEGMPGIHDLESTDDRVRFAVDGDHLARAVRALSQFEIRSLTSHPPTLEELMLRHYGDELAVAGNGNREER; from the coding sequence ATGACTGCTGCTATCGCTACATCTGGGCTGGTGAAGGGGTTCGGCTCGACCCGCGCGCTGAGCGGCCTCGACCTGGTTGTCGAGACCGGGGAGGTGCATGGATTCCTCGGGCCGAATGGCGCCGGCAAATCCACCACCATCCGGGTGCTGCTCGGGCTCCTGCGGGCCGACTCCGGCCGCGCGGAAGTTCTCGGCGAAGATCCCTGGTACAACGCGGTCTCCCTGCACCGGCGGATGGCCTATGTGCCGGGGGATGTCGAGCTGTGGCCGAACCTCACCGGCGGTGAGGCGATCGATCTGCTCGGCCGGCTCCGGGGTGGGCTCGACCCGGCCCGGCGGGCGGAGCTGATCGAGCGCTTCGACCTCGATCCGACGAAGAAGGGCCGCACCTACTCCAAGGGAAACCGGCAGAAGGTCGCGATCGTGGCGGCGCTCGCCTCCGACGCGGAGTTGCTGCTACTCGACGAGCCGACCGCCGGGCTGGACCCGCTGATGGAAGTGGTGTTCCAGGACGTGATCAACCAGGTGAAGTCGGAGGGGCGAACGGTGCTGCTCTCCAGCCACATCCTGGCTCAGGTCGAAGAGCTCGCCGACAAGGTCAGCATCATCCGGCAGGGCGAGATCGTCCAGTCCGGCACTCTCACCGAGATGCGGCACCTCACCCGCACCACCATCGAGGCGGATACCGGCAAGCCAGTCAGCGGCCTGGAGGGGATGCCCGGCATCCACGACTTGGAGTCCACCGACGACCGGGTGCGGTTCGCGGTCGACGGTGACCATCTCGCCAGAGCGGTCCGGGCCTTGAGCCAATTCGAGATCCGCAGTCTGACCAGCCATCCGCCCACGCTGGAGGAGCTCATGTTGCGTCACTACGGCGACGAACTCGCCGTGGCTGGCAACGGAAACCGGGAGGAGCGATGA
- a CDS encoding ABC transporter permease, translated as MTVTAVRQPSRAPAGNSPGDVLAGTGPLIRFVLRRDRIKLPAWLLGISVLLVQLTTAASGLMETEQQREDVRRFMEGAVGAVFGPGYGRDAISPDLYVAGVYGLVFFVLAALMSIQLVARHTRVDEQSGRAELLRAAVVGRYAQLTAALTVAAGANVLLALMLGGVMAAKGYNGADGLLFGASVAAVGLVFAGITALTVQVTEYSRAATGMAGAVLGAAWAVRAAGDMADDYGSPLSWFSPLAWSNQTRPYVDGRWWPLLLSVALAAAAAAAGYALSSRRDVGAGLVAARAGVPVAAAWLGSPLAAAFRLQRASLIWWTVALAIFGFMFGGFADQITDTDGISEDRIEMFGGSVETLADGYLGVITLFTASLAGIMVVLGVQAVRLEETKGRAEPLLATATSRWAWFGSYLVVLSAGLVGLLLVVGLVAGAGAAVSVGDSAYIWDVTAAHLAHAPGVLVLLGLAALLFGVLPRVIGATWVVLGLGVFVGIFGPLMEVPQGLRNVLPTEHTGQPPLDSVSWPAMVILLVIAAGLMAAGLAAFRRRDLETK; from the coding sequence ATGACGGTAACCGCCGTTCGGCAGCCGTCCCGGGCGCCCGCCGGGAACTCTCCCGGTGACGTTCTCGCTGGTACCGGCCCACTGATCCGGTTCGTGCTGCGCCGTGATCGGATCAAGCTGCCCGCGTGGCTGCTGGGCATCAGCGTTCTGCTGGTTCAACTGACGACGGCGGCCTCCGGTCTCATGGAGACCGAACAGCAGCGAGAAGACGTCAGGCGGTTCATGGAAGGAGCGGTCGGTGCCGTGTTCGGCCCCGGCTATGGGCGCGACGCGATCTCGCCCGACTTGTACGTTGCCGGCGTCTACGGCCTCGTCTTCTTCGTGCTGGCGGCTTTGATGAGCATTCAGCTGGTCGCCCGGCACACTCGGGTCGATGAGCAGAGCGGGCGGGCCGAACTCCTCCGGGCCGCCGTCGTCGGGCGCTACGCCCAGCTCACAGCGGCGCTGACCGTCGCGGCCGGCGCGAACGTGTTGCTCGCGCTGATGCTCGGCGGTGTGATGGCCGCCAAAGGCTACAACGGCGCCGACGGTTTGCTGTTCGGCGCCAGCGTAGCGGCGGTGGGGCTGGTATTCGCCGGGATCACCGCGCTCACCGTCCAGGTCACCGAATATTCGCGGGCCGCAACCGGAATGGCGGGCGCGGTGCTCGGGGCGGCATGGGCGGTCCGGGCGGCAGGCGACATGGCTGACGACTACGGCAGCCCACTGTCATGGTTTTCGCCACTGGCCTGGTCGAACCAGACTCGCCCGTATGTGGACGGCCGGTGGTGGCCGCTGTTGCTCTCGGTTGCTCTCGCCGCGGCTGCCGCCGCGGCCGGATATGCGTTGTCGAGCCGGCGGGATGTCGGAGCGGGACTGGTCGCGGCCCGCGCCGGGGTACCCGTGGCCGCGGCCTGGCTCGGGTCGCCGCTGGCGGCAGCGTTCCGGCTGCAGCGGGCCAGCCTGATCTGGTGGACGGTAGCGCTGGCGATATTCGGTTTCATGTTCGGCGGGTTCGCAGATCAGATCACCGACACCGACGGCATCAGCGAGGACCGTATCGAGATGTTCGGCGGCTCTGTCGAGACATTGGCCGACGGCTATCTCGGTGTGATCACGCTGTTCACCGCTTCTCTCGCGGGCATCATGGTTGTCCTCGGCGTGCAGGCGGTCCGGCTGGAGGAGACCAAGGGCCGGGCCGAGCCGTTGCTGGCGACCGCGACCAGCCGCTGGGCCTGGTTCGGCAGCTACCTGGTGGTGTTGTCGGCCGGGCTGGTCGGGCTGCTGCTCGTCGTCGGGCTGGTAGCCGGAGCGGGCGCTGCCGTCTCGGTGGGCGACAGCGCGTACATCTGGGATGTGACCGCGGCACACCTGGCGCACGCTCCGGGCGTCTTGGTCCTGCTCGGGCTCGCCGCGCTGCTGTTCGGTGTGCTGCCCAGGGTGATCGGGGCGACCTGGGTGGTGCTCGGCCTCGGCGTGTTCGTCGGGATCTTCGGGCCGCTGATGGAGGTTCCTCAGGGGCTGCGCAACGTGCTTCCCACGGAGCACACCGGCCAGCCGCCTCTGGACAGCGTCTCCTGGCCGGCGATGGTGATTCTTCTGGTGATCGCCGCCGGGCTGATGGCGGCAGGCCTCGCCGCCTTTCGCCGCCGGGACCTGGAGACCAAGTGA
- a CDS encoding type II toxin-antitoxin system HipA family toxin, which yields MSSQPEYALDELVDVGRADVYKQDSLAGHLEREGDDVLFRYTDTWLERPNTPIATTLPLTDVPHRTTGGAVPAFFAGLLPEGRRLSALRRATKTSPDDELTLLLGVGQDVVGDVQVVPEGCVPGQVSPLLEVGDEQHWGRIRFADIVSKLDTQVDRVGLAGVQDKVSAAMVNLPIIRAGHRFILKLEPPEYRHLVDNENFFIDAARKSGLDVVDATMLTDADGAHGLLIRRFDRYAADGIERSLAVEDGCQVLGRHPAAKYRMSTEDVFTALSRVCGAPVVAARTFLAQLAFAYVTGNGDAHAKNFSVMQVDDDEWRPTPLYDVPNSQPYGDNTLAMPIGGRRDAGLPDSAFVDLGRAIGVPERASRKVLADIAAKVDVWLPDLERLPFDTGVLKKLRRVIERRRATLERNAAAGGAPRRGR from the coding sequence ATGAGCTCGCAGCCCGAGTATGCCCTCGACGAGTTGGTCGACGTCGGCCGTGCTGATGTGTACAAGCAGGATTCGCTGGCTGGACATCTGGAACGGGAGGGCGACGACGTGCTCTTCCGCTACACGGATACATGGCTGGAGCGACCGAACACACCCATCGCGACCACTTTGCCGCTCACCGACGTGCCGCATCGCACAACGGGCGGCGCCGTCCCGGCGTTCTTCGCAGGGCTGCTCCCGGAGGGGCGCAGGCTGTCCGCACTACGCCGCGCTACCAAGACGTCTCCGGACGATGAGCTGACTCTTTTGCTCGGTGTCGGACAGGACGTCGTGGGTGATGTCCAGGTGGTTCCGGAAGGCTGCGTGCCGGGCCAAGTCAGTCCGCTGTTGGAAGTCGGCGACGAGCAACACTGGGGCCGCATCCGCTTCGCCGATATCGTCAGCAAGCTCGACACTCAGGTTGATCGCGTCGGCCTCGCTGGGGTGCAGGACAAGGTCAGTGCAGCCATGGTGAACCTCCCCATCATCCGAGCCGGGCACCGCTTCATCCTCAAGCTAGAACCGCCTGAGTACCGGCACCTTGTCGACAACGAGAATTTCTTTATCGACGCGGCCCGCAAGTCCGGATTGGATGTCGTGGACGCGACGATGTTGACCGACGCGGATGGCGCTCACGGGCTCCTCATCCGCCGGTTCGACCGCTACGCCGCTGACGGCATCGAGAGGTCGTTGGCGGTCGAGGACGGCTGCCAGGTTCTCGGCCGTCACCCGGCAGCGAAGTACCGGATGTCGACCGAGGATGTGTTCACCGCGCTCAGCCGCGTCTGCGGGGCGCCCGTCGTCGCCGCGCGGACATTCCTGGCCCAGCTGGCCTTCGCCTACGTCACCGGCAATGGTGATGCGCACGCGAAGAATTTTTCCGTCATGCAGGTCGATGACGACGAATGGCGGCCCACTCCTCTGTACGACGTGCCCAACTCGCAGCCCTACGGCGACAACACACTCGCGATGCCGATAGGCGGGCGGCGTGATGCCGGGTTGCCGGACTCGGCCTTCGTCGACCTGGGCCGGGCCATAGGTGTGCCTGAGCGAGCCTCTCGTAAGGTGCTCGCGGATATCGCGGCGAAGGTCGATGTCTGGCTGCCCGACCTCGAACGGTTGCCTTTCGATACCGGGGTGCTCAAGAAGCTGCGTCGGGTCATCGAGCGCCGACGTGCCACGCTGGAGCGCAATGCGGCTGCCGGCGGTGCGCCGCGTCGTGGCCGATAG
- a CDS encoding NAD-dependent epimerase/dehydratase family protein — protein sequence MRIFIAGASGAIGRQLVPLLVAGGHEVVGSTRSAAKAGTLRVLGAEPVVVDALDPDSVADVVAKAEPEVIVHQLTALSGRPRFRQVKAMMAAANRLRTEGTDHLLAAGHAVGVRKFVAQSNAMWMERVGGPVAGEDGRIEPHPPADVAEAVAALRHVEDSVTRITWADGIVLRYGGFYGAGTGLTGDVIADQVRKRRFPIVGGGGGVWSLVHIADAAAATVAAVERGKSGIYHVADDEPAQVCDWLPHLARALGAKPPLRVPAWCVRLLTGAGAVNMMTQARGISTETTKRELDWTPRYPDWRKGFTEELG from the coding sequence ATGAGGATCTTCATCGCCGGCGCGTCCGGCGCGATCGGCAGGCAGCTTGTTCCTTTGCTGGTGGCAGGTGGCCACGAGGTGGTCGGCTCGACCCGCTCAGCCGCCAAAGCCGGCACGCTGCGTGTACTGGGTGCCGAGCCGGTCGTGGTCGACGCGCTGGACCCGGACTCGGTCGCTGACGTGGTCGCGAAGGCAGAGCCAGAGGTGATCGTCCATCAACTGACCGCGTTGAGCGGCCGGCCGCGGTTTCGGCAGGTGAAGGCGATGATGGCCGCCGCCAACCGGTTGCGTACCGAAGGCACCGACCATCTGCTCGCCGCGGGTCATGCCGTCGGCGTCCGCAAGTTCGTCGCACAGAGCAACGCCATGTGGATGGAACGCGTCGGCGGGCCGGTCGCCGGCGAGGACGGACGGATCGAGCCGCACCCGCCTGCCGATGTGGCCGAGGCCGTGGCCGCCTTGCGCCACGTGGAGGACTCGGTGACCCGGATTACCTGGGCCGACGGCATCGTGCTCCGCTACGGTGGCTTCTACGGCGCGGGTACCGGCCTCACCGGCGACGTCATAGCCGACCAGGTCCGCAAACGAAGGTTTCCGATCGTCGGTGGAGGTGGCGGGGTGTGGTCGCTGGTGCACATCGCCGATGCCGCGGCGGCCACCGTGGCGGCGGTCGAACGAGGCAAGTCAGGCATCTACCACGTCGCCGATGACGAGCCGGCGCAAGTATGCGACTGGCTGCCCCACTTGGCCCGCGCACTCGGAGCCAAACCGCCGCTGCGTGTACCGGCCTGGTGTGTGCGCTTGCTGACGGGCGCGGGGGCGGTGAACATGATGACGCAGGCGCGCGGGATCTCCACTGAGACGACCAAGCGGGAACTGGACTGGACGCCGCGGTACCCGGACTGGCGTAAAGGTTTCACCGAGGAATTGGGGTAG
- a CDS encoding 2,3-dihydroxyphenylpropionate 1,2-dioxygenase, translating into MGQIVGAFTASHSPGITGFPERAEPAQREAVEGAFGEVRRRIEELAPDAVVAVSVEHFTNFFLGNLPAFAIGTAGSYLGPVTKEMGEFLGVEQHDYPGDAVLGAHLYRFALESDFDPALVEGGLAFDENFCVPLKHLDPGSALPLVPVIVNGVNPPWPTARRCYDFGRMIRAAVEAQDDARRVVVLGTGGLSHWVGMPEAGSVNEEFDRDFLDRLESGDPARLTDYTQEQIDAAGNGAHEIRTWLVTAGAAGVPFDTLVYEPVPAWLTGTALAAARI; encoded by the coding sequence ATGGGACAGATAGTCGGAGCGTTCACGGCATCACACTCACCCGGCATCACCGGATTCCCCGAACGCGCCGAGCCGGCTCAACGAGAGGCCGTCGAGGGCGCGTTCGGTGAGGTCCGACGCCGGATCGAGGAGCTGGCGCCGGATGCGGTGGTCGCAGTCTCTGTCGAGCATTTCACCAACTTCTTCCTGGGCAACCTGCCGGCGTTCGCCATCGGCACGGCCGGTTCGTACCTCGGCCCGGTGACGAAGGAGATGGGCGAGTTCCTGGGTGTCGAGCAGCATGATTACCCTGGCGACGCGGTGCTGGGCGCACACCTGTACCGGTTCGCGCTGGAGTCGGACTTCGACCCGGCGCTGGTTGAGGGCGGCTTGGCGTTCGACGAGAACTTCTGCGTGCCGCTAAAGCACCTCGACCCCGGCTCGGCGCTGCCGCTCGTGCCCGTCATCGTCAACGGTGTTAATCCGCCGTGGCCGACAGCCCGGCGCTGCTACGACTTCGGCCGGATGATTCGCGCTGCCGTGGAAGCGCAGGACGACGCGCGGCGAGTCGTCGTTCTCGGAACCGGCGGTCTCTCCCACTGGGTGGGTATGCCGGAGGCAGGCTCGGTGAACGAGGAGTTCGACCGTGATTTCCTCGACCGGCTGGAGAGCGGCGACCCGGCCAGGCTCACCGACTACACGCAGGAGCAGATCGACGCCGCCGGCAACGGCGCGCACGAGATCCGCACCTGGCTGGTCACCGCCGGCGCGGCCGGAGTGCCCTTCGACACCCTCGTCTACGAACCCGTTCCCGCCTGGCTCACCGGAACCGCGCTGGCCGCGGCCCGGATCTAA
- a CDS encoding DUF2867 domain-containing protein — protein sequence MRNVHARTINAPAEEVGALLDRLASDDDPLWPSPAWVPMRFDRPLQVGADGGHGEVRYWVSAYEPGRRIEFTFHPETGITGRHELSVEPIADGRCVVRHVLEARPRGVMRVLVPLVVRWLHDAVLEDLLDNAELAATGRVAQPARWSPWVRLWRRLTEFPKPRAVPIPDQSLLIRDALDRVDYADAFEVTLQPGATTDPQVWADAIFRSPPRWVGALLLLRNRLVRLVGIRPESNRAFDTIERDTHEVLLGTNAGHLDFRASVLVQTDAVTLTTIVQIHNRRGRLYMAIVSRLHPRVVKSMLYRAMRHLNEQPRHDAARPEPARRSR from the coding sequence ATGCGAAACGTGCACGCACGCACGATCAACGCCCCCGCCGAAGAGGTGGGCGCCCTACTCGACAGGCTGGCATCGGACGATGATCCGCTGTGGCCGTCTCCGGCCTGGGTCCCGATGAGGTTCGACCGCCCGCTGCAGGTCGGCGCCGACGGCGGCCACGGCGAGGTCCGGTATTGGGTGAGCGCCTACGAGCCCGGACGCCGGATCGAGTTCACGTTCCACCCCGAGACCGGCATCACCGGCCGCCATGAGCTCAGCGTCGAGCCGATCGCCGACGGCCGGTGCGTGGTCCGTCACGTCCTCGAGGCACGTCCGCGGGGCGTGATGCGAGTGCTCGTGCCACTAGTGGTCCGCTGGCTACACGACGCCGTACTCGAAGACCTCCTCGACAACGCCGAACTGGCCGCCACCGGCCGGGTCGCCCAGCCGGCGCGGTGGTCACCGTGGGTGCGCCTATGGCGACGGCTGACCGAGTTCCCTAAACCGCGCGCGGTACCGATTCCGGACCAAAGCCTCCTCATCAGGGACGCGCTGGACCGGGTCGATTACGCCGACGCCTTCGAGGTCACACTCCAACCGGGCGCGACCACCGACCCGCAGGTGTGGGCCGATGCCATCTTCCGGTCACCGCCGCGGTGGGTGGGCGCGCTGCTTCTGCTGCGCAACCGGCTGGTTCGCCTCGTCGGGATCAGGCCGGAGAGCAATCGCGCCTTCGACACCATCGAACGGGACACGCACGAGGTGCTGCTGGGCACCAACGCCGGGCATCTCGACTTCCGCGCATCGGTACTGGTTCAGACCGATGCGGTGACCCTGACGACCATCGTCCAGATCCACAACCGGCGCGGCCGGCTCTACATGGCCATCGTGTCGCGCCTGCATCCACGCGTGGTGAAAAGCATGCTCTACCGGGCGATGCGCCACCTGAACGAACAACCCAGGCACGACGCCGCGCGGCCGGAGCCCGCCCGGAGGAGCCGCTGA